In one window of Bradyrhizobium sp. AZCC 1721 DNA:
- a CDS encoding NAD-dependent epimerase, with translation MPDQAILVTGAAGFIGFHVAQRLLQSGHRVVGLDNLNSYYDPQLKAARLAILRNDPRFQFEELDVADRVAIPALFARHRFPVVIHLAAQAGVRYSLQDPHAYVDANLVGFTNVLEGCRHHGCRHLLFASSSSVYGANRKLPFSVHDNVDHPISLYAASKKANELMAHSYSHLYGIPCTGLRFFTVYGPWYRPDMALFVFADAIVRGDPVKLFNGGRMLRDFTYIDDVTEALVRLIDRAPQVGQPGPGLDGIQDPGSSIAPWRIYNVGNNKPQELMLVLDILERELGRKANKELLPMQPGDVPTTYADVDDLVRDVGFRPATPIEDGIQRFAAWYRSYYEANQAVAAS, from the coding sequence ATGCCGGATCAGGCAATTCTGGTAACGGGAGCCGCGGGCTTCATCGGATTTCACGTGGCGCAACGGTTGCTGCAGTCGGGCCATCGCGTGGTCGGGCTCGACAACCTCAATTCATACTACGATCCGCAACTGAAGGCGGCCCGGCTCGCGATCCTGCGCAACGATCCGCGTTTTCAGTTTGAAGAGCTGGACGTGGCGGATCGCGTCGCGATACCGGCGCTGTTCGCGCGCCATCGGTTTCCCGTCGTCATTCATCTGGCCGCGCAAGCAGGTGTGCGCTACTCGCTGCAGGATCCGCACGCTTATGTCGACGCCAATCTGGTCGGCTTCACCAATGTCCTGGAGGGATGCCGGCACCATGGCTGCCGCCATTTGTTGTTCGCATCTTCGTCGTCTGTGTACGGGGCAAACAGGAAGTTGCCCTTCTCGGTGCATGACAATGTCGATCATCCGATCAGCCTTTATGCCGCGAGCAAGAAGGCCAATGAATTGATGGCTCATTCGTACAGCCATCTTTACGGAATCCCGTGCACCGGATTGCGCTTCTTCACGGTGTACGGCCCGTGGTATCGGCCCGATATGGCGCTGTTCGTGTTTGCGGACGCGATTGTCCGCGGCGATCCGGTCAAGCTGTTCAATGGCGGCCGGATGCTTCGCGACTTCACCTATATTGACGACGTGACAGAGGCTCTGGTCCGCCTGATCGATCGCGCGCCGCAGGTCGGGCAGCCCGGGCCCGGGCTGGACGGAATTCAGGACCCGGGATCGAGCATCGCCCCTTGGCGCATCTACAATGTCGGCAACAACAAGCCGCAGGAATTGATGCTCGTACTCGACATCCTCGAGCGTGAGCTGGGACGCAAGGCCAACAAGGAACTGCTGCCGATGCAGCCGGGCGACGTGCCGACCACCTATGCCGATGTTGATGACCTCGTGCGCGACGTGGGCTTTCGCCCGGCAACCCCGATCGAGGACGGCATCCAGAGGTTCGCAGCCTGGTATCGCAGCTATTACGAAGCAAACCAGGCGGTGGCCGCATCCTAG
- a CDS encoding helix-turn-helix domain-containing protein, whose protein sequence is MPISVSTDPIRPTERQAFWTEAICRSFANIETKPLGSTVVSGHFEFVEIGDAKLVRFDSSPQCYTRDARLVSRAGSDEFMFDFQRRGRSAMVQAGNEGTIDPGYGVLYDARRPFEDRLFGPEQRAELLIATVPAAPLLRCIPGAERLCAKPVPLSGTVARSIAAMVRNAISLPDPPGRQDEPDIVAFLSALLRLAAGAGHQLTRPNLFRLIDTYLRANIVAVRPVPALAAEFGISERTFHRIFADRETTFERHVLHLRVEMLRNLLRQASLANISIARLAHQCGFADAAHAARAFKNKHGTTPRDFRASVPVRF, encoded by the coding sequence ATGCCGATCAGCGTCTCCACCGACCCGATCCGTCCGACGGAGCGTCAGGCCTTCTGGACCGAGGCGATCTGCCGGTCTTTTGCCAATATCGAGACCAAGCCGCTCGGCTCCACCGTCGTCAGCGGCCACTTCGAGTTCGTCGAGATCGGCGATGCCAAGCTCGTGCGCTTCGACAGCAGCCCGCAATGCTACACCCGCGATGCCAGGCTGGTGAGCCGGGCCGGCTCGGACGAATTCATGTTCGACTTCCAGCGGCGCGGGCGCAGCGCGATGGTGCAAGCCGGCAACGAGGGCACGATCGATCCGGGGTATGGCGTGCTCTATGACGCGCGGCGTCCGTTCGAGGATCGGCTGTTCGGCCCCGAACAGCGCGCGGAACTGCTGATCGCAACGGTCCCCGCCGCGCCGCTGTTGCGGTGCATTCCCGGCGCGGAGCGATTGTGCGCCAAGCCTGTACCGCTATCCGGGACTGTTGCGCGTTCGATCGCAGCGATGGTTCGCAACGCGATTTCCTTGCCCGATCCGCCAGGACGACAAGATGAGCCAGATATCGTTGCCTTCCTGTCGGCTCTGCTGCGTCTTGCCGCAGGCGCTGGCCATCAACTCACCCGTCCCAACCTGTTCCGCCTGATCGACACCTATCTGAGGGCCAATATCGTCGCCGTCCGGCCAGTGCCGGCGCTCGCCGCCGAGTTCGGCATCTCGGAGCGGACCTTCCATCGCATCTTCGCCGACCGCGAGACCACGTTCGAACGGCATGTCCTTCATCTGCGGGTCGAAATGCTGCGCAACCTGCTGCGGCAGGCTTCGCTGGCCAACATTTCGATCGCGAGATTGGCGCATCAGTGCGGGTTTGCCGATGCCGCTCACGCTGCACGCGCGTTCAAAAACAAACATGGCACCACGCCGCGGGATTTTCGCGCAAGCGTGCCGGTTCGGTTCTAG
- a CDS encoding primary-amine oxidase: MIPTKPSVGTDADHPLDPLSEAEVALASEILKKEKRLGPHARFTHVQLEEPAKSDVLGWEPGVVLPRRAAATLFDSKTGATHVATVDLASKSVTAWREYSTKAHPYGQPPITIEEVFKVGDIVKADADWRRAMKRRGLDDKDIELVQVDPFSAGYFDREVEKGRRLVSAVSYWRRDLKDNGYAHPIEGVVALVDLIENRIVHLVDEPDIIPIPKTSRNYDRASIPQTRKDVKPLDIVQKDGPSFTVEGWKVGWQNWSFRVGWTAREGLVLHQISFRDGARERPIIYRASVTDMIVPYADPTANHFWKCAFDAGEYGLGKLANALELGCDCLGHINYFDVPVADDYGKPGIMKNAICLHEEDYGILWKHYEFRNETFEVRRSRRLVISFFTTVGNYDYGFFWYFYQDGTIQLEVKLTGIIQTAAIAAGKDYPWGGMVAEYLGGPTHQHFFNARLHMMLDGEGNTVTEHEFRPRPWGTDNPYGNVFDVTARTLSRERDAAREADGRTGRYWKISNPNKTNSVGGPTSYKLIAHSAPAMLAQEGCYMTSRGGFATKHVWVTRYAPDERYASGEFPNQHAGGDGLPKYIAQNRTIENQDIVVWHSFGATHVCRPEDFPVMPVEYVGFTLKPNGFFAENPAMDLPPDRNAASRDNRDKGSCCG, translated from the coding sequence ATGATACCTACAAAGCCATCTGTCGGCACAGATGCCGATCACCCGCTCGACCCGCTCAGCGAGGCCGAAGTCGCACTGGCGTCCGAAATCTTGAAGAAAGAAAAGCGACTCGGCCCGCACGCGCGATTTACCCATGTTCAGCTCGAAGAGCCGGCCAAGTCCGACGTCCTCGGCTGGGAGCCGGGCGTTGTGCTGCCACGGCGGGCCGCCGCCACCCTGTTCGACAGCAAGACCGGCGCGACGCACGTCGCCACGGTGGACCTCGCATCGAAGTCGGTAACCGCTTGGCGGGAGTATTCGACCAAGGCCCATCCTTACGGCCAGCCGCCGATCACCATCGAGGAAGTGTTCAAGGTCGGCGACATCGTCAAGGCCGACGCGGACTGGCGGCGCGCGATGAAGCGGCGCGGCCTCGATGACAAGGACATCGAGCTGGTTCAGGTCGATCCGTTCTCGGCCGGCTATTTCGACCGCGAGGTGGAGAAGGGCCGCAGGCTGGTCAGCGCCGTGTCCTATTGGCGCAGGGATCTCAAGGACAACGGCTATGCGCATCCGATCGAGGGCGTGGTCGCGCTGGTCGACCTGATCGAGAACAGGATCGTCCATCTGGTCGACGAGCCCGACATCATCCCGATCCCGAAAACGTCGCGCAACTACGACCGGGCGTCGATCCCGCAAACGCGCAAGGACGTCAAGCCGCTCGACATCGTGCAGAAGGACGGCCCGAGCTTTACAGTCGAGGGCTGGAAGGTCGGTTGGCAGAACTGGTCGTTCCGCGTCGGCTGGACCGCGCGCGAGGGCCTGGTGTTGCACCAGATATCGTTCCGCGATGGTGCGCGCGAACGGCCGATCATTTATCGAGCCAGCGTCACCGACATGATCGTGCCCTATGCCGATCCGACCGCGAACCATTTCTGGAAATGCGCCTTCGATGCCGGCGAGTATGGGCTGGGCAAGCTCGCCAACGCGCTCGAGCTCGGCTGCGATTGCCTCGGCCATATCAATTATTTCGACGTGCCGGTCGCCGACGACTACGGCAAGCCCGGCATCATGAAGAACGCGATCTGCCTGCATGAGGAGGATTACGGGATCCTCTGGAAGCATTACGAGTTCCGCAACGAGACGTTCGAGGTGCGGCGGTCGCGCCGCCTCGTCATCTCTTTCTTCACCACAGTCGGAAACTACGACTACGGCTTCTTCTGGTATTTTTATCAGGACGGCACGATCCAGCTCGAAGTCAAACTGACCGGCATCATCCAGACCGCAGCGATTGCCGCAGGCAAGGACTACCCGTGGGGCGGCATGGTCGCCGAGTATCTCGGCGGCCCGACCCATCAGCACTTCTTCAATGCCCGCCTGCACATGATGCTCGATGGCGAAGGCAACACCGTCACCGAGCACGAGTTCCGCCCGCGGCCGTGGGGTACGGACAACCCATACGGCAACGTGTTCGATGTCACGGCCCGAACGCTCTCGCGCGAGCGCGACGCGGCCCGAGAAGCCGATGGGCGGACCGGGCGGTACTGGAAGATCAGCAACCCCAACAAAACGAATAGCGTCGGCGGTCCGACATCGTACAAGCTGATAGCGCACAGTGCGCCCGCGATGCTGGCGCAAGAGGGCTGTTACATGACCTCGCGCGGCGGATTTGCAACCAAGCACGTCTGGGTGACGCGCTATGCGCCCGACGAGCGATACGCGAGCGGCGAATTTCCGAACCAGCATGCCGGCGGCGACGGTCTGCCGAAATATATCGCCCAGAACCGCACCATCGAAAACCAGGATATCGTGGTCTGGCACAGTTTTGGGGCGACGCATGTCTGCAGGCCCGAGGATTTTCCGGTGATGCCGGTCGAATATGTCGGCTTCACGCTAAAGCCGAACGGCTTCTTTGCCGAGAATCCGGCGATGGACCTGCCGCCCGACCGGAACGCTGCGAGCCGGGACAACCGCGACAAGGGTTCATGCTGCGGCTGA
- the ggt gene encoding gamma-glutamyltransferase produces the protein MDIRTGRPVTLASNGMVTSPHSLASAAGIDALRAGGSAIDAAIATSAVLAVVYPHMTGLGGDAFWLIHDGASGEIRYLNGGGKAAATATLSSIEQRGLKEIPLRGIVPATLTVPGAVASWIEAHHVHGRLPLRRVLESAIGYARDGFPVTGRLASFIEMMRDDLLGDREAAALFFPQGTAARPGAKLTNANLARTLQSIADGGWSGFYQGDVAAEVARFSEEKGGLFRLADFGRQKAIWGEPLAGGYRDVTVFNTPPPTQGFTVLEMLNLLEPHELHRKDFLGPDHVHLMVQAKQIAYHDRDQTLADPSFVEVPVERLISKEYAHLRGRLIDGRSALKWDMVPSFGSLAGDTVYVAVVDRDGNAASLIQSLYGAFGACVVAGNTGVILQNRGAYFTLDRNHPNRLEPGKIPLHTLIASMAKRDGKLWSVLGCMGADGQPQIQLQLCSAMIDFGFDIQEAIEMPRFLSGRFALGEARDTLHIEGRFPIDTIDALAQRGHTINRWDAWNEMAGHAHGITIDRRNGVLSGGSDPRSDGAAIGY, from the coding sequence TTGGACATTCGTACCGGCCGGCCGGTGACGCTTGCGTCGAACGGCATGGTGACGTCGCCGCATTCGCTGGCTTCTGCTGCCGGCATCGACGCGCTCCGCGCCGGCGGCTCCGCCATCGATGCCGCGATTGCGACGAGCGCCGTGCTCGCCGTCGTCTATCCGCACATGACCGGTCTCGGCGGGGACGCGTTCTGGCTCATTCACGATGGTGCCAGCGGCGAGATCCGCTACCTCAATGGCGGCGGCAAGGCGGCAGCCACTGCTACGCTTTCGTCGATCGAACAGCGAGGGTTGAAGGAAATCCCGCTGCGGGGAATCGTGCCGGCGACGCTCACGGTGCCGGGCGCAGTGGCGAGCTGGATCGAGGCGCACCATGTCCATGGGCGATTGCCTCTGCGGCGCGTGCTCGAGAGCGCCATCGGCTATGCCCGCGACGGCTTTCCGGTCACCGGCCGCCTTGCCAGCTTTATCGAGATGATGCGCGATGATCTGCTTGGGGATCGCGAGGCCGCCGCGCTGTTCTTTCCGCAAGGCACGGCAGCGCGGCCAGGCGCAAAGCTCACCAATGCAAACCTTGCCCGCACGCTTCAATCGATCGCGGATGGTGGGTGGTCGGGCTTTTATCAAGGGGATGTCGCGGCTGAAGTGGCGCGCTTTTCGGAAGAGAAAGGCGGCCTGTTTCGGCTGGCCGATTTCGGCCGGCAGAAGGCGATCTGGGGCGAGCCGCTTGCTGGCGGCTACCGCGACGTCACCGTCTTCAACACGCCGCCGCCGACGCAGGGCTTTACCGTGCTCGAGATGCTCAACCTCCTCGAGCCGCACGAACTGCATCGAAAGGATTTTCTCGGGCCCGACCATGTGCATCTCATGGTACAGGCCAAGCAGATTGCCTATCACGACCGCGATCAGACGCTCGCTGATCCCTCCTTTGTCGAGGTGCCGGTCGAGCGGCTGATATCGAAGGAATACGCGCACCTGCGCGGCCGGCTGATCGACGGGAGGTCGGCATTGAAATGGGACATGGTCCCATCCTTCGGCAGCCTTGCCGGCGACACAGTCTATGTCGCCGTTGTCGATCGTGACGGCAACGCAGCGTCGCTGATTCAAAGCCTGTATGGCGCGTTCGGCGCCTGCGTGGTCGCGGGAAACACCGGCGTCATCCTGCAAAATCGCGGCGCGTATTTCACGCTGGACCGCAATCATCCCAATCGCCTCGAGCCCGGCAAGATCCCGCTGCATACGCTGATCGCCTCGATGGCCAAACGCGACGGCAAGCTCTGGAGCGTGCTCGGCTGCATGGGCGCGGATGGCCAGCCGCAAATTCAGCTCCAGCTTTGTTCCGCCATGATCGATTTCGGATTCGATATCCAGGAAGCGATCGAGATGCCGCGATTTCTCTCCGGCCGCTTCGCGCTCGGCGAGGCGCGCGACACGCTGCATATCGAAGGGCGGTTCCCTATAGATACGATCGATGCGCTCGCACAGCGCGGCCACACCATCAACCGCTGGGACGCCTGGAACGAAATGGCCGGCCATGCGCATGGCATCACGATCGACCGGCGGAACGGCGTGCTGAGCGGCGGTTCGGACCCGCGCAGCGACGGGGCGGCGATCGGTTACTAA
- a CDS encoding MBL fold metallo-hydrolase, with translation MPLWTCEQCGAQFPESADPPAACPVCEDERQFVNWKGQAWLTREELAQHHTLVWRDDLGIPGIGLKPSFAIGQRALLVREADGCVMWDCVPLATPEAIDYVGSLGGLKAIAVSHPHYYGAVADWSEAFGGVPVYLHGDDRAFVTRPHRTIVPWTGDSLRLSDDILLVRTGGHFAGATVLHWRAGAEGRGALLTGDVAMVAMDRRSLSFMYSYPNYIPLNAAAVRRLARAVEPLAFDRIYGAWWGRNIEGNAKAAFEMSVQRYIAAIAGIG, from the coding sequence ATGCCGCTATGGACCTGCGAACAATGTGGCGCCCAGTTTCCCGAAAGTGCCGACCCACCGGCCGCGTGTCCGGTCTGCGAGGACGAACGGCAATTTGTGAACTGGAAGGGACAGGCGTGGCTCACGCGCGAGGAATTGGCGCAACATCACACGCTCGTCTGGCGTGATGATCTCGGCATTCCCGGTATCGGACTCAAGCCGAGTTTTGCGATCGGACAGCGCGCGCTACTCGTGCGCGAGGCGGATGGCTGCGTGATGTGGGATTGCGTGCCGTTAGCCACGCCCGAGGCGATCGACTACGTCGGTTCGCTCGGAGGCCTGAAGGCGATTGCCGTCTCGCACCCGCACTACTATGGCGCGGTCGCCGACTGGAGCGAGGCGTTCGGCGGCGTGCCGGTCTACCTGCACGGCGACGACCGCGCTTTCGTCACGCGGCCGCACCGGACAATCGTGCCATGGACCGGCGACAGCCTCCGGCTCTCGGACGATATCCTGCTGGTACGAACCGGCGGACATTTTGCAGGTGCCACGGTCCTGCATTGGCGCGCTGGCGCGGAGGGCCGTGGTGCGCTGCTCACCGGTGATGTCGCCATGGTGGCGATGGATCGCCGCTCCCTCAGTTTCATGTACAGCTATCCGAATTACATCCCGCTCAATGCCGCAGCCGTGCGCCGGCTCGCGCGCGCGGTCGAGCCGCTGGCATTCGACCGCATCTATGGCGCGTGGTGGGGCCGCAACATCGAAGGCAATGCCAAGGCGGCGTTCGAAATGTCCGTTCAGCGATATATCGCAGCCATCGCAGGCATCGGCTAG
- a CDS encoding 2Fe-2S iron-sulfur cluster-binding protein, whose product MSRICKVTVNNEPYLANRGELLLDWALMNGVDLPHDCRSGICGACRVRLVDGQVFGGHSRGDDMIHACQARIVSDLEIAIEAAPEPVALSAEVAQTVQLAPDVVGVDIELPKPLDYLPGQYCKLQFQGFPSRSYSPTYPLEGRPHDRILHFHIRKVADGLVSSALGHDIRAGHRIKLMGPYGRAFFRQGHAGRIVLVASGTGFAPMWSVAVAAIMEQPQREMVFVVAARSIRSLYMHAALCRLALFPNVTLIPMVSEPQNISHAVRSGRPTDHLPKLTPDDVVYTAGAPAMTDAVARIAKAAGARCYTDPFVQEPRKVEQAGLMSRLTGWLSEPKGAIPLQSAQREAPMPRGVSAVGAGNR is encoded by the coding sequence ATGTCAAGGATTTGCAAAGTCACTGTTAACAACGAGCCGTATTTGGCCAATCGCGGCGAGCTTCTGCTCGACTGGGCGTTGATGAACGGGGTCGATCTTCCGCATGATTGCCGTTCCGGAATTTGCGGCGCCTGCCGCGTGCGGCTCGTCGACGGCCAGGTATTCGGCGGCCATAGCCGGGGCGACGACATGATCCATGCCTGCCAGGCCAGAATCGTTTCCGATCTCGAAATTGCGATCGAGGCGGCTCCCGAGCCGGTGGCGCTGTCGGCGGAAGTGGCGCAGACCGTTCAGCTCGCGCCCGACGTGGTGGGTGTCGACATCGAGCTGCCGAAGCCGCTCGACTATCTTCCCGGCCAGTACTGCAAGCTGCAGTTTCAGGGATTCCCGTCAAGGTCCTACAGCCCGACCTATCCGCTGGAAGGCCGGCCCCACGATCGCATCCTGCACTTTCATATCCGAAAGGTCGCAGACGGGCTGGTATCCTCGGCACTCGGCCACGACATCCGCGCCGGACATCGCATCAAGCTGATGGGGCCGTACGGTCGCGCCTTTTTCAGGCAAGGCCATGCCGGGCGCATCGTTCTCGTCGCCAGCGGCACCGGTTTCGCCCCGATGTGGTCGGTCGCGGTCGCCGCGATCATGGAGCAGCCGCAGCGCGAAATGGTCTTCGTGGTGGCGGCCCGGAGCATCCGTTCGCTCTACATGCATGCGGCGCTATGCCGGCTGGCGCTGTTTCCCAATGTCACGCTGATTCCGATGGTATCGGAGCCGCAAAATATCTCGCATGCCGTTCGTAGCGGTCGGCCGACCGATCATTTGCCAAAACTCACGCCGGATGACGTGGTCTACACCGCGGGCGCGCCGGCCATGACCGATGCGGTGGCACGGATTGCAAAGGCTGCGGGCGCGCGATGCTACACCGATCCCTTCGTACAAGAGCCGCGGAAGGTGGAGCAGGCCGGCCTGATGTCGCGCCTCACCGGCTGGCTCAGCGAGCCGAAGGGCGCCATCCCGTTGCAGTCGGCGCAACGCGAGGCGCCGATGCCCCGCGGTGTGTCCGCGGTTGGCGCGGGTAACCGCTAG